The Tolypothrix sp. PCC 7712 region ATTTGCAGGAATTGCGATCGCACCATCTGCTGCTTTTAAGGGTTCCTTTAACCTGACTACAAAGATATTATTATCATCGCTATCTTTTGATTTAGTCGTTTCTCCAAATATAGCTGTTGCCAACACAGCTTTAGCATGACTACCAATTGCTAAAGATTTTGGATTTTTTTGTAATCCTTGACCTACTATAGAAGTTTGCTGATTCGGTGTATCTTCTGGCTGATTATTACTTATTTGTTGTTCTTCTTGATGATTATTTTCTTCTACATTCCTGACATTTTGATTAGAATTATTAGCAGCAGCAACCTGTCCATAGCTACCTAACTTTGCTATCTTCTCCCAATCTTGGAGTGGGTTTGGTGTAGAGATTGGAGTTACATTGACTGATGGTTGCACCAATGGTTGAGTTGATGGTTGGCTAATCAGCGGTTGGGGTAATAATGAAGATTGAGCAACAGGTTGTTGAGGATTAGGGTATCTAACCATGCGCTCAACTGTAACTGTCCTGGGTACATAAATTGTTGACCTCGGTGTTGGTATTCTTGTAACTACCATTCGTTCAGATTGAGAAGTATCTGGCTGTGAATTTGATGCAACTGCTCTCATTCTGCCACTTCTTAACTGTTGTTGTGCTGATTTCACAGCTACCGCTTGTTCAGTTAAAGCTAATTTTGTTTTCAGAGTCTCTACTGTTGCTGCTAAACTTTCTTCTCTAGATTCTGGTTTTACCGATGGTTGAACTTCTGGCGAAACAATCTTCTTTTTTGGGGTTTGATTACTACTCATCAATTGTGATAAAAACCCACCAGCAAATAAAACTATCAATAAAGTAACACTACCAACTACACCTACTTTAGCAAAGGGATTTGATGATAGTGATTGCTCAGTTTTCTCTGCTGTTGGTTGAGATGGTAATAACTGTACGTTATCTGATGATTCTAATGATTCTTCCGACTCAGCAGATATTGACTCTACTTCCAAACCTACTAATTGAGCCATCCGTAATTCCCAATCATCAGCGTTTAATGCTAGTGGGTAGTTATCAGATTTAGTATTAGCTAAATTTTCTGAGGAAGTATCGGAAGAAACTAAATGCTGAGTCATATTATCAATCGAGTAATTTAAATTTTCAGGAGATTGTCAGTTTTTAAATTAAATATTTAACCGATTTTAATTTAGTTTGAAGCAATTGAGCAGCTACGAATTGTCATGCAATCAGATAGCTAATAGTGAATTTGTTAAATATTTATATACTCTCAAGGAAATTGCTTTTTAGCTATAATTTTCTCACCAGGTCTATTAAAGCATTTAAAAATTAATCAATTGGTCATTATCTGCACTTTACGCTGATATTCAGCTACCTTATGAGGCTGAAAATGCTCTATAATCTAAAATATTTACTCAGGTTGTTGACTAAAATTAATAGCATTAAACTTAATTATACCAAATCTTGCTGGCAATGAGTTTATAAAATTTCAGCAATTATTGCGTATTGTTGCAATCTCTAGTCAGGAATATTAAGCCTAAATTTATAGAAAATAAAAATTTTAATTTTTATTGAGACAGGGATGAAATAATTAAACATTTAGTTAAGTAGGAAAATTCCACTTGATTAAATATTTTAAAGATTCTGGTTTATACTACTTGATGTTTCCAGGTTGCTTGAACTACAAGCCTATATTTAGGGTTAGCAATGCCATCCTGTAAATAAATATTTATTTACTCTAGCAGAATTTATATCCCGGAATTTTTAGAAAAGTCCGGGATATGGGCAGCAAAGTTTAGTCTTATGCTAACTTTTTATATGACTTCATTCATTGCTTCAGTTAAGCGTGTTTTTAGGGGAAACTAACTGCCTTCATTTTATTTTTGAAAGTACATGAAAATAAAAATCTCGCTTGATTAAGCTGATAAAAATCAGCTTCAAACTTCTAACAAGGCTTGCTCGAAGTTAAAGTTATGACAAATACTTTATGCTCGTTTTCTAGTCCAAGGGCCCCAAATTGCACAGGTAATTCCAGGATCTTGGATATTGACAAACATTGTACGGCCATCAGGTGAAAAGCAAGCCCCAGCAAATTCACTACCGTTAATAGCATTTGCGGCAAAGCGATACAATTCGCCATTTTGGTTAACGCCAATTACGTACTCAGTATTGCTACCGTCTTCACATAAAAAGAGATCCCCAAATGGAGCTACGGTAATGTTATCAGGGAAATTAAGTATGTTCTCTGCCGGAGACTCAACAACTAGGGTAAGAGTGTTTTTTCTGGGATTATAAGCAAAAACCTGCCCTTGTCCTACAGCCCCACCATTGGTACAGGTAAAGTAGATATTGCCATCACCATACCAAGCACCTTCACCGCGTGAGAAAATGGCTGCACCCTTAGCTTGTCCTTGACCTCGCACGGAACTAGCAAAAGAATTGTCATTAGGGTCAACATTATCTATCGTTACCCACTCAACTTCAACTGATTTTGATTGAGTGACAGGGAACTCTTTGCTGGTATTAAGTCTAGGTTTTCCTTTAACTACTAGCGCCTCTAATACTCCCGCACCACGCTTTTGCAAATCACCATATCTAGTAGGACGGACATGAGGACGGAAGCGATAAAAACAACTACTTCCATCATCTTCTGTTTGATAAATCCATCCCGTCTTGGGATCAACAGCAACAGCTTCGTGATTAAAACGGCCCATTGCTACAAGGGGAATCGGATCGGCAATCTGAATATTCTCTGTTGCTGGAACCTCAAAGTTATAGCCATGCTTTTTGCTAGCTCCACCAGGTGTAGGAAGGGTCAGGTTCTCTTCGCAACTAATCCAAGAATCCCAAGGAGTCGGCCCACCAGCACAATTACGAATAGTTCCTGATAGAGAAACAAATTGCTTCTTCACCCGTCTATCAGGCCCAACAATAATAGTCGTTGTTCCTCCTCCAATTTGGTCATATCGTGGCAATCCGATGATTGGATTAGAACCATTAGCGCTGACCTCATGATTTCGTACTAAAATTGTGCTATTTGTTTTACGACCGTTTCTACTACGATCCTCAAAAGCAGCCATTCCATCATGATTACTGGCTACCAATGCCCCATCATCCATACGTTGGCCTGTATAGGATATGGCAGTGTAGTTAAATCCACGAGGAAGTTCTAACAGTGGTTGCTTACCTAAGTTAATTCCACCAAGCACAACATCAACTAGTTCATCTGCATTTTCGGGTAGTTTTGCCTCTAAGGGGCCATAGCCAATTCCGTTAGCAACTTTACCTTTGGCTGCTCCTGCATACAAGGCTTCTAGGGGAGAAAGCATCGTCACACCAACAGCACTTGCACCAGCCACCTTAAAGAAATTACGTCTTGATAAGTTCATTAGAAATGCTTCAGCAACATACCAGTGGTTTAAAAATAAAAATTGTTTTTTAATAAATTAATAAGGCTTGGTTAAGATTGGGTGTGAAGATACAGGTATGAAGGCTGTGAATATTCTGTGGTTAAAGGCAAACAGCCAATAAGCTGTTAAGCATTTAAATTGTATATTTCGCACTCAGGTTGTCAAAAGTCAAGAGTCTAAAGTCCAAACTAGCCTTTGACTCTGGACTCTTGACCCTTGACAGTCCTAACGCCAGAATATTTGATTTAGGTGCGTATCAGCTTATCAAAGAGTCACCGTACTCCACTGAACGACAGCGATCGCAATTTTCCTAAATTCATTATCAAACGCAGATATCATTTGCAAGCAATGCCACAACAGTCAAAAAGCTAGAATTTCTGACTCGTACCCCGGATTTCTCACGAATCGTCTAAAAATTCTTGGTCTTATGTACGTACTATAGCTGCAAGAGTGTTTAAATTTTTGCTCTAAAAATTCTATCTTTTAAAAAAATATCTTAAGCAAGGAAAAGATGCGATCAAGCTGAAAATAAGTGACTAAATCTATACTTAGTATCACAAAATCAAATAGTAATCTTATATCTATCTAAAGGATGATATTTATGATTTTTTGACTTTTGCAATATATTTCATAATTATGCATTTCAAAAAAAGCGATAATGAATTTTGCAATGATTTTCTGGCAGCCTCTATCACATCTAAATTTGTCAAAAAAGGGGTGAAAACCCCCTTGGCAAAAAAACAAATCAGATATACACATCAGTCTGCTAATTAACAGTAATATCTCGACTGTTAGTAGGGGCATAATGGGGGCAATTTATCAGGAAGCAGTTATACCAAAGGAGGTTGAGATGAGTCGTCTTCTTTATGAAAGCTCAGTGTCATATAAAGGATATCTCATCATTCCATTTGTTTTTGGCAAAGCCGATAATTACGAAATTTATTCCTATAAACTATTGGCAGAGATTGGTAATAATAGCCAATTTCACAAAACAGAGAATCCAGCAGGTATTTATGGCAGTAGTATCAGTAATATCATTGATATTGCCAAAGAACATATTGACAAACAGTCAGAGTTTATCAGTAGCGGTGATAGTTTTAAATCTCGCTATATTTACCATCACAATTTAATTATTGTCTCCCAACAGGAGGGTAAATATTTTTACGACCACTACCCGCCAGAGTTATTGAATAATATTGCAGCACCAAAATTATTCAATTCAGAATATGAATGTCTGAGTTGGATCAAACTGGGACTGGATGGGCGATATACAAGGCAAAGAGTTAGACAACTTTAAGATTCCTGCCTGAAAAAATAGGAAGTTGGATTTTGCGGCATAGGGCATAGAAAAAGCAATCAATGCCTGATTCTCTATGCCCCAAGTTAGTGAGCAGCAGTTGATCCCATCCTTAAGACATGGGATCAACTGCTGATTTTTTGTAAGCATTTTTACTCTTTGCAGATTGCAGATTGACCGAAAATCAATGATGGTAAGCCCCGAAGAGAAAAAGTAAAGCTTGTGATGAAGGATTGACTGCAGAGGAAAACGAGAAATCACGAACAGACATCAATACCTTTTCTGTGTCATCCTACCTGGGAATGAATTCTAAATGCAATAGGTATAATTTTATAGTATTACTGGATATCGAATACAAAATTGTACGGATAAAGCTGATATGAGATTTTGCTGATAGCCGTAAATTTACAGTGATTGAATCCCAGAAAAATTAGAAATATCGGTGTTTTATAGTTATCTATGAGAGTACATATCTAACTATTTCCGTTTTTACTCGGTTCTCGACCATCGGTATATTTAGATTCAATGGAAATAGACTTATCTTTGCGAGTTGACAGCCAACTCTATTTGAAGAACACCCAAACTAGGGTTTAAGTTCAAAACTTCAGGTGTGCAATCCTCAGCGCGATCGCATAAAAGCTCTATACTGCTGAACGTCAGAATTCACCATGAACCAACAATTCTCATCCGATAACCCCCAGACAACTTTGGGAGCAAACATTAACATGATTGGGTGTAATCTGACAGACATCGCTTCATCGGAGACCACAACATATTTGCAACAGGCTATTGATTATAGTCCTGTGGGGATGGTCATACTGGATCGGGAAATGCGCTATTTGACGGTGAATCGCAAATGGCTAGAAAGCTATCACATAACTGATGACATAATTGGACGCTGTCACTACGATGTATTTCCTGATATCCCCGAAGAATGGAAGCAGATTCATCAACAGTGTTTAGCGGGGGCGATCGCCCAACGCGATGAAGACCGATATTTACGTGCAGATGGTTCTATTGAGTGGGTACGCTGGTTGATACGTCCTTGGCATGAGGCTAGTGGTGAAATTGGCGGGCTGGTAATGTTTAGTGAAAATATTACACAGCGCAAACAAACAGAAGAAGACCTACGCGCTAGGAATATGCTGTTGCATTCTATTTTGGAAAGTACACCAGACTTGATTGTGGTTAAAGATTGCCAAGGTCGTCATGTGGCTCTCAACTCTAATTTAGCTAAATTATTTGGTAAGCCCATCAACGAGATTATTGGCAAAGACGATACAGCAGTATTACCACCTGATGCAGCTCAGGAAATCATGGCCAAAGACCGCCAGATTTTGGCAACAGGAATCACAGAGACTTACGAAGAAGAAATATCTGCTGATAACATTCAGGGGATTTTTCTGACCACCAAGGCTCCTTGGCGTGATGCTAAAGGCAACATGATGGGAATTATTGCCATAACCAGAAATATTACTGAGCGCAAACAAGCTGAAATCACCCTAGCTAAAGCTAAAGAAGCCGCAGAAGCAGCAAGTTATGCCAAAAGCGAATTCCTCGCCAATATGAGCCATGAATTGCGGACTCCCCTCAACGGTATTTTAGGCTATGCCCAAATTCTGCAACGTTCCCAACACTTAGATGAAAAAGAGCGATCGCGTATTGATGTCATTTACCAATGTGGTTCGCATTTGCTGACTTTAATTAATGACATTCTGGATTTATCAAAAATCGAAGCACAAAAACTGGAACTTACACCTACGGATTTCCACTTACCAGCATTTTTGCAAGGTGTTGCAGAAATGTGCCGCATTCGCGCCGAACTCAAAAATATTAATTTTCAATATCAATTAGCTGCAGAATTACCTATTGGCATTCATGCCGATGAAAAACGTTTACGACAAGTGTTAATTAATCTTCTCAGCAACGCTATTAAATTTACCGATACAGGTAGCGTAATTTTGACCGTGAGCTATGCTGCAGCCGGAAAAATTCGCTTTCAAGTCCGTGATACTGGTATAGGTATCCCCGAAGAAAAACTCCAAGTGATTTTTCAACCCTTTGAACAAGTAGGAAATCATCGGCGACAAACAGAGGGTACTGGGTTGGGATTGGCAATCAGCCAAAAAATTGTCGGATTAATGGAAACCACTATTGAGGTGCAAAGTCAAGTAAATGTTGGGAGTATTTTTTGGTTTGATGTCAACTTACCTGAAGCTGATGAGTGGGTTAAAACATCTCAAACTGATGACAAGGGACAAATTATTGGTATTAAAAACTGCCGTCCTAAAATTTTGATTGTGGATGATAAATGGGCAAATCGCTCAGTAATTGCGAATTTACTCAGCCCCATTGGTTTTGAGGTAGCTGAAGC contains the following coding sequences:
- a CDS encoding PAS domain-containing hybrid sensor histidine kinase/response regulator, giving the protein MNQQFSSDNPQTTLGANINMIGCNLTDIASSETTTYLQQAIDYSPVGMVILDREMRYLTVNRKWLESYHITDDIIGRCHYDVFPDIPEEWKQIHQQCLAGAIAQRDEDRYLRADGSIEWVRWLIRPWHEASGEIGGLVMFSENITQRKQTEEDLRARNMLLHSILESTPDLIVVKDCQGRHVALNSNLAKLFGKPINEIIGKDDTAVLPPDAAQEIMAKDRQILATGITETYEEEISADNIQGIFLTTKAPWRDAKGNMMGIIAITRNITERKQAEITLAKAKEAAEAASYAKSEFLANMSHELRTPLNGILGYAQILQRSQHLDEKERSRIDVIYQCGSHLLTLINDILDLSKIEAQKLELTPTDFHLPAFLQGVAEMCRIRAELKNINFQYQLAAELPIGIHADEKRLRQVLINLLSNAIKFTDTGSVILTVSYAAAGKIRFQVRDTGIGIPEEKLQVIFQPFEQVGNHRRQTEGTGLGLAISQKIVGLMETTIEVQSQVNVGSIFWFDVNLPEADEWVKTSQTDDKGQIIGIKNCRPKILIVDDKWANRSVIANLLSPIGFEVAEAVNGQEGWLKVWEFQPDIVLTDLLMPEIDGFTLIQRIRKSETFKEIVIIVSSASVFETDQHRSIEVGGNDFLPKPVQATTLLQKLQQHLHLEWLYEEQKNEHLPELDHTELIAPPIAELETLCKLVMKGNFKGIIKQAALIEQMDKKYIPFAKKLHELATGYQDQDILALIQSYKSKL
- a CDS encoding PhoX family protein, translating into MNLSRRNFFKVAGASAVGVTMLSPLEALYAGAAKGKVANGIGYGPLEAKLPENADELVDVVLGGINLGKQPLLELPRGFNYTAISYTGQRMDDGALVASNHDGMAAFEDRSRNGRKTNSTILVRNHEVSANGSNPIIGLPRYDQIGGGTTTIIVGPDRRVKKQFVSLSGTIRNCAGGPTPWDSWISCEENLTLPTPGGASKKHGYNFEVPATENIQIADPIPLVAMGRFNHEAVAVDPKTGWIYQTEDDGSSCFYRFRPHVRPTRYGDLQKRGAGVLEALVVKGKPRLNTSKEFPVTQSKSVEVEWVTIDNVDPNDNSFASSVRGQGQAKGAAIFSRGEGAWYGDGNIYFTCTNGGAVGQGQVFAYNPRKNTLTLVVESPAENILNFPDNITVAPFGDLFLCEDGSNTEYVIGVNQNGELYRFAANAINGSEFAGACFSPDGRTMFVNIQDPGITCAIWGPWTRKRA
- a CDS encoding TrbI/VirB10 family protein, whose translation is MTQHLVSSDTSSENLANTKSDNYPLALNADDWELRMAQLVGLEVESISAESEESLESSDNVQLLPSQPTAEKTEQSLSSNPFAKVGVVGSVTLLIVLFAGGFLSQLMSSNQTPKKKIVSPEVQPSVKPESREESLAATVETLKTKLALTEQAVAVKSAQQQLRSGRMRAVASNSQPDTSQSERMVVTRIPTPRSTIYVPRTVTVERMVRYPNPQQPVAQSSLLPQPLISQPSTQPLVQPSVNVTPISTPNPLQDWEKIAKLGSYGQVAAANNSNQNVRNVEENNHQEEQQISNNQPEDTPNQQTSIVGQGLQKNPKSLAIGSHAKAVLATAIFGETTKSKDSDDNNIFVVRLKEPLKAADGAIAIPANTELLTEINSISEQGLIQLNVVKMIVKNQGQITERSLSANALVIRAPQGKPLIANRFPNSGSSIASMDLGLFMLGGLGKAAELANRTESQVVTTTAGGTIVSNSNPQRNILAGVLEGGINTVVPQIVQRNQQAISQMSQRTNVWFLPAGTAIEIYVNQAMQF